CCTCATGGCCCAAGATGCTTAAAGATAAGGGGCTACAGCTGAAATCAGCGCTTCTCCCTGCTCATCTGGCCTTCTGGTGTGAGGTGGGACCTGTACAGCTGCCCCAGATCCTGGGTTCCACTGCTGACCTCAGACTCAGGTCAGAGTCCTGACCTTAGGCCAAAAACACTGGATGGCCTCCAATACATCATCAACCAGGGCGGAACCCCCATGCCATTTCCTCCCCAAGGTTCTGCTGACTTTCTAGTGTCATTGACCCCCTTGTTGGTCAGGGGGACCTTACAGATCATTTCTTCTTGAACTTTGAAACTTTATTCACAGAAGTTCACAGAGACACTAACTGTTAACCACATTTTagggggttgccgtgccctctgaAGTCAACCTGGACCACAGAGTAAGAGACCTTGATGCAGCTCAActgccactttttaaaaataactgctttactgagatataattaaataaataataaatataattcaataaataaacCTTTTCAAAGCATCCAATTTGGTGGTTTTTAATATAGTCACAAAATTGTGCATCCATTGCCAATATCTAATTCTGGAACATTTTCTTTGctccaaaaagaaaaacccacacacatattGGCAGCCACTTTCctactctcgccttctcccaacccctggcaaccaacccctagtctactttctgtctctatggatttgcctattctgaacatttcatgtaaatcaCACAATACACAGTCTTTTATGTCTGGTTTGTTTCACATAGCATACTGTATTCAAGGTTCATCCAGTCTGTCGCATGTACtggtacttcattcctttctgtggttaaataatattccaccacatgaatataccacattttgtttattcactcatcagGCTATGGGTATTTGAGTTGTTCCCACTTTGGCCATTCAaacatggagaaactgaggcccagagtcaCCAAAACCTGTATGGGACATGATTCCAGACCTCTACTAACATCTACCTTCCCCTGCAGCATCACTCTGGGAGGGCCCAGAGAATAGAATCCAAAAGACCACCCTACTGATGAATATCCATCACAACAGTGCTGGAACCAGAGGAGCCAATAATTCACTTCCAGTTCAGTAAATGCTGGGCCACAACTTCATGCTGGACAGGGGGAATCATGCCCACTGTCTTCCTCCCAGGCCCAAGCTACCACTGCCTCTTTTCTGCCACAGATTCCAGCTGGTCTCCCTGCTTTTGTCCTTGCCAAATGCAATCTATTCTTAACTTTGGGAATCAGAGCGAATTTGttacaacctaaatcaaatcatgcagggcttccttggtggctcagcagtaaagaatctgcctaccaatgcagattgaattcgggttcaatcccagggtcaggaagattcccctagagaaggaaatggcaacctgctccagtattctgacctgggaaatcccatggacagaggagcctggcaggctatacagtccatggggtcacaaaaaagtagAATATGACTTACCAACTAAATAAGTCAGATCATGTCTCTGCTCAGCTCATAACCCAATCCATCTTGGGGCCCAGCAGGCTGATAATATTCATATTACAATAATAATAGCCGACAATTTTTCTAGATAATATCCTGTGGGGCCAGGACCTTAGGAACAGTATCTCCTTACACAGCCATTTCACTTAATCCTTGATCCCTGAGAGTTAGGGCTAGCtgtgagctcagagaggttaggccACTTGAAAGGGAGGGGGAATGGCATCAGAAAAGGAGCCCAGGCATCTAGCCTGACTACAGAGCGGAGCTCTTAAACCTCTGAGCCATAATTTGCCACCCTCCGGAGAAAGAAGACAGTCGAAATGGAAGCCGCTGGGACAGCTCTGGGGGCCAGGCAAGACTGATGCTTTGCACAAACCGGGCCCGCCCCACCGCTCTTTGATCTTTGCTGCCGCTGGTGGCCCCTCTGACCCCGCCGTGAGTTATGGGGGCCGTGGGACCCATACACAGCATTCCTGGACTCCCAGGGTCGGCACTCTGCGTGCGATGAATGAGCCGGCCCCGAGCGCTGGCTTTGTCCTGCCTGGGCCGTGTTGTGGAGCGTCAGACCTATTTTGGACGGGGCGTGGCGAGAGgcggactgtgtgtgtgtgtgtgtgtgtgtgtgtgtgtgtgtgtgtgtgtgtgtgtgttaggtacGGGGTATGTCTTTTTCCCCTTTCCggaggactgtgtgtgtgtgtgtgtgtgtgtattaggtACGGGGTAtgtctttttcccctttctggaggactgtgtgtgtgcgtgtgtgtgtgtgtgtcaggtacggggtatgtctgtgtgtgtgtgtgcgtgtgtgtgtgtgtgtgtgtgtgttaggtacGGGGTAtgtctttttcccctttcctcccaGGCGTGGCGAGAGgcggactgtgtgtgtgtgtgtgcgtgtgtgtgtgtgtgtgtgtgttaggtacGGGGTATgtctttttccccttccctcccaggcGTGGCGAGAGgcggactgtgtgtgtgtgtgtgtgtgtgcgtgtgtgtgtgtgtgtgtgtgtgtgttaggtacGGGGTATgtctttttccccttccctcccagggTGTGAGAGTTGGGAGGGGGCTCTAGTGCAGCCGTCAGTGCGCCCGAGTCTCACCTGATAGCACTTTGAAGACCCCCTAGAATCCCACATGGAAGAGCGACCCCTCCCAGAACCTCGCCCCCAACTCCGTTCACTTTCCTAGGCTGCAAAGGCCCCGCGGTGCCCGGTTCCGCCTTCCTCGCACCGGGCGTTTCTTCCGTCCCATTTGACAACCTAGGCGGAATAATCCTTTTGGAGAACCGCCGGCCCCTGCTCCGCCAGACACGCCGCAGCTGAGCGCTCAGCCCCGATCCATTGTTGGGGTCCGCCAAGGACCCCCTGCCGCGGCCCTTTGTCGCCCGCTCCCAGCCGGGCAGCTCCAGAGGCGCCACCGCTGCCCGCACGCCGCCCGTCCCACGCGCTCCGGGCCGCGCCGAGGCGGCTCTTACGCACCGGGAGGAGTGGGCCCGCCTCTCCCGGTGCCCGCAAGGCCGCCCGGCTGCGCCCGCCTTTGTCTACCTTCTTTGTTTGCCCCGCGCCctcgcggcggcggcggcggctagGCCTCTGGGGAGCCGGACGGGAACGCCGAGCGCAGCTGGCGAGGGCGCGCTGGCCGGGAGCGCGCTGGGCCCGGCTCGGCCAAGGGCTGCCCCTCGGCTGGGGGCAGCGAAGCCCTCTCCCCCgccacccctccctctcccctccccgtgTTCCCGCCCCCTTCCCTCCCGCCCGcccacctcccccttccctccagcccagctcagcctcGGCACATCCTCCTGCCGCCCGCGCACCTCTCCGCGAGGTCCTGGCTTCGCAGCTCTGCCCTCTGCTGCGCTCGGCTCCCGCAGGCGCTCGGCCCGGAGCCCCTCGGCCCCCGCCCCGCCGGTCAGACAGGTAAGGCATGGCCTtggcccgcccccggccccgccctccCGCCTCACCTAGTTGCGCGCCTGGACAAAGGTGAGTTACCTGGAGCGTTCAGGAGCCAGGCGCGCTGGGGACCGAGGCTGGAAGTGAGGATGCTGTTTTCTTCCCTGTCCTCCCGGCCCTCGGACACGTCGGTCGGTGGGTCCGCCGCCTCCCCTCCTCGACGCCTCTCCCCCCAGCTCCTGGCTCTGCTCCTGGGCTCCTCGTCTGCCCACCTTCCTCCGGGCACCGACTTTTCCACGTTCTGACACTGCCTCGCGTGCGCCCTCGCCTCGCTCCCCCGGACTCATCTCTCGCCCACTCTCCTCCTCCGCACTAGCCTTCTCCCTGTGGGATCCggtctctctttgtctctctgtctctgaatCTCCGGGTGGTCTCTTGGACTGAGGATCCCAGTCTGACGTCGTTTGAAGAAGCTCGAAAGACTCCCCAAGCCCCGGGCAGAGCTAGCAGGAGTGTCCTCGGCTTTTAGCGAGGCTACCTACGGGGCTGGAGTgtgtgcggggggtggggggaggtgcgccccctcccccgccagcaCTGCGGGGCGTCCCGCGCCCTCCCATCCGACCCGGGCCAGTTTCGCGCCCTAGTGATTCCGATGGCGCCGAGCTAGCTCTTCTGGCCCCGGTTCAGGCCCTCTCCCTGCCCACTGCCTGCTTCTCTCCAACCGCGCACCGGGGTCTCAGGAGCCTGAGGCAATCAGGTTTGAGACGTGAGGCCTCTTGGGTTTCCCGCCAAGTCCTCCCTTGCTCCACTGGGTGCTCCCTCGGCCCTCGCCTCGGTCTGCTCTCTCTTGCTCAGAGCACTCTTCCACGCTGCCCACCTCCCAGCCTGGTGGCATGCAAGAAGTGCCCTACTGTTGGTTCAGGACCCCTCCGGAGTCAGGCAGACGGAGGCTGAGGGACAGATCCTGGACAAAGGAAagtacttctctgagcctcagtgtccccttGATAACTCGGGGATAATAGCACCCACCTACAGGGTTGTGTGTGGAAACGGTGAAAAACCGTACTGAATGTCAGCGAAGCACTGCACTTGGCAGCCATGGGTGATTCTACAGTCTTTGGGTGGGTGGGGATGAGGCTCCACAGAAAGGGGGAAATGGATCCAAAATTCAAGGCCTGAAAAGAAACCTGACTATGGCCCCTCCCCTATCACAATCACCTCCCCCTACACACTCTTCCAGgcactcttctctctctctctccctcctcttctctccttgtCCTAAAATCAGAGCttaaaaatcagaatgaaaaGGCCTCTGCTTTCAAAATGAGATCAATGTGGCTGTTGATGTTGCCAACAGCTGGTCATTGATTGAGAGACATCCCATCCGTGTGCCTCATTGCCAATTCCGAACCTCCATCTTGCacccatttctttttgtttgtttgtttttaaaaaatatgtatgtatttggctgcaccaggttgtagttgcagcatgtgggatcgagttccctgacgagggatggaacctgaaccccctgcactgggagtgcagagtcttagccactggaccaccagggaagtccctctatttctttttcaatgtCGCTCACTCACAAGCCACTTCCTTTCCTCTGGGGGGATTGTCTTTTGGACCCTGAACCTGCTGGGGAATCACTGAAACCCTCTGACCATCTGTGTCATCACGACAGGTGGCACACAACTCCAGGAGTCAGGCACTGATGTGGACTTGGTGGCATAATGCGGGCAACTTTATAACATCTCCTGACTGGCAGGTTCTGGATTCTCCTAGCTGAGTTTTTCAGCTCCAGCCAGGACTGGCAGCCAGAGCCTTTCTCTTTAGAGAGGCAAGAATgggactgagaacacacacacccacacatataccATCCAGACTCCTGTTCACCATCCTTCCTGCCACTTTCACTGCCTTCCTCACCATTcagtcctcccctctccccatccctaaACCCCTCAATGGCTCCCTGTTTCCACTAAATTAATGACCTTGCCTGCCTCCCACCACACCGCCATCAGCATCAGAGTTTTCAGCCATGATAGAAGGCTGATCATCTCCATGCCCTGATGGACTCCGAACTCTTCCCTCTATCTGAAATGTCTCCCCTTGCAGGCCAAGGTCAGACGGCCCGTCCTGTGGGAAGCCCTCCTGCTCCCCCTttgcctccctgtctctcctggGCTGCACTTCCCTGGGCAGGGCGGGCCTTGTTCCACTTATGGTCCCAGTGCCTGAGACACAGCAGGTGCTCCGTCAGTATTTGTTCTGATGAATGCAATCCTTGGCTAAGGGGACAGGGATGAAAATTGCAAACCACAGGTTATGCCTGGGTTCCACTGGGGCCTGCTGGCCAGGCCAGGGGAAGAGTGGGCTCTAGAGCAAAGGACCAGAGCTGGGGTGGTTGGAGAGGGAGCAATTCTCCTAGAAAGTCCCTGTGGCACCAGGGCCTCTGCGTGTCTCCAGAAGTTGAGGATGATTTCTGTGCCTGATGGTAACAGAGGAAATAGACTAGACAGGGAAGCAGCTGCCTGAATTCAGCAGACTAGCTTAGCAGCTGTGTGGCCTGCACCTTCACTTGTTTCAGCCAGAAATGTGACAGAGCAGAGATTTTGCATCCTGGCCTCCCTGATTCCACATTCTGGGGTGAGCAAGAGCTAGGCATgttcctggggtggggaggagtcaTCGGGCATCACTTTACTCGCTCCTTCAGTTGAGGTTCCCTTCTCTTGCTGCTCCATGCCCTCTGCTTGTCCAACCCCAGCCCTTCCTCTCAAGGGGGCCAATGGAGCACATATCTCCCCAGGAAAGACCCTGCCCCCATGCCAGATCCCAGCTTTGGCCGCCCTCCCCCCGCCACTACAACACCATGGCCTGACATTGACTGTCTGAGACCCCCCTGAGTGGGTATGGGGGGCACAAGTACTAGAATCCAGAACAGCTGGGATGACATAATTGCAGAACCTCAAGTTTTTAGAAGACTCCTCTGTGCCAGCCTCTGGGTTAAGGCCCCCATTTTGTCATATCTAAAAGTCACAGCATCGGCACTGGTATTAGTGTCTGAGTAAGCATGAGACATCATGGTCAAAATGTGGCCTTTGAAGTCAGGTGACCACGAGTTCAAATCCCCACTCTCCCATTCACTCTGCTGTGTAACCTTGAGCAAATCCTTCAAATCTTTGTCCCAATGTTGATCCACTGTTACTGTCATTATAACCTGAAAAATATTGTCCACTTCAAGGGGCTAAATTAGATAATACACATAAAACCCTAAGTCTTAAGAACAGTCAATGCCCTGTCAATGATACCCAAACAAACACTGACTTTTCAGATGTGGGACTGAAGCCCAGAAAGGTTAGTtggcttgcccagggtcacacagctattaatgCTGGAGCCAGGATGCATACCCAGACTTATCTGACTCCAAGTGTCTTTCTACCCCACACTGGCCTCTTCCAGAACTGACAGCAGGCATTTTATCACTTGATGATTAAGTGATGGGTCCAACAAAATTGTCTGGGAATCAAGATAATGACATTTGGGGGATGAGGGCACCAAGAGGATGGCttaggagaggaggaggaggggtgggcagtACCTATAATGTAGCAGGAGATAGGActccacccacctccccccaAAATAATACCCTTACATAGATTTTTTTGAGGTGTGAGGCCTTGGGAGGGTGGGAATTCCCAAGGCTgcggatgaaaaaaaaaaagcagatggaGCTGGCCCTGTGGGGAAGCCAAACCTCATTTGCCAAGACAATGGTCCCCTCCAGGCGGGCCTGGGCCTGTGCTGACCCGCCCCACCGAAGCCATCAATCATCCCACCGAGGACTGAGGATGGGGCTACCTGTGTCCACCCCCTGCACATGAAGGCACAGATGCTCAAACACTTCCAGGAACCCACCCCCAAGCCCCACGCCCGCTCTTTCCCCTCCTCATGATAGCAGCAGCTACTGTTTACTGCACCCTTACTGGGTACCACTCACTGTATACCTTTACCTCCCTTCATTCTCGAAACCTCCAGCATTTTAcaggagaggaaactgaagcttagagggGTTAAATGACCTgaccagggtcacacagctcttTTCGCTCTGTTCAGGGGGGCTCTCCCATGGTTCAGATAAGGGGTTTGGATTGACATATGTGTGTTTCAATCAGTAATAATTATATCTGTGCCTCCCTCTGTCACTGGGCCTGCAATCTCCCTGCAGGGTCAGAGTGGGGACCTCAAGATGGCAAGGACTGTGTTTTTGCCCACAGATTAGAAGCTCCCTCCAGCAGTTTTCCCCATGTCCTGGGAACGTCCGAAGTCAGAGTTGCGGGTCTCCTCGCAGGCTGGGAAATCCCTAAGGGAAGCAGTCAGATCTCTCCCGTTAGACTGGAGGCTTCCTGGGGCGGAGACTGCTTTTCTTACTCAAACCAGAGCTCCCTGAGGACAGCAGCTGTGTCTCATCAGTCTTAGAGTCCGCCAAGGTGAGACCTAGATCTTCCCTGTTAACCATGAGAGCTCCCCAGGGCAGGGCTTCTGTCCCAGTCAGAGTTTACTGGCAGTTTCCAGAAGCAGGGACAGGCGTTCAGACTGGAGCATCTTCCCTTGCGTGGTACCCAGGCCCTGCATCCAGAGGAGATCAGGAAGTGCTGACTACCTGATGTCATTCTCCATGGTGCTGCATGGTCAAGAAGCAGAATTCTCTGTGTGAAGCCGGGTTGGAGACCTGTGCAGGGTGGGTGGGGTCTGGCTGttctgaggcctggggaggggctgagagGTGTCACTTTAGGGGTGCAGAGCCTCAGAGAGGCAGGGTAGATGGGTAGGGACTAGCTCAGGACTGTCAGGGTCAACCTGCCAACAAGCACCCTCCACCCAGGGCAACTGTTTCAAATctcaccccccacaccccccactaAGCTCACCTTTGCTACCTTCCCACCCACCTACACTGCCTGAGTTCCTTCCATACCTAGAAATGTCCCACACAGAAGTTCTAATTTCCTAAATAGTCAAATCTCATGATAGGTTAAtgatcccatttcacagacagggAAATAATGACTCGTGATGAGGTGTGGTGGTAGGAGGGATTGTGGGAGGGGCTAGAGAGGCAAAATCTGGTCCCAAATTGCCTTAGGACAAGCCCAGCTGGTAAAATGAAGAgccagctccccctcccccaccctcattGAGGACAGAactcttttgttattatttatttacttgtttatttttggctgtgctggttctttgttgctgcacaagcttttttctagttgcagcgagcgggagctactctccagctgtgttgtgtgggcttttcattgctgtgacttctctTCCTACAGAACATGAACTCTAGGgcaagtgggcttcagtagttgtggctcccggcattagagcacaggctcaatagctgtgacacacaggcttagttgccccaaggcatgtgggagcttcctggaccagggatagaacccatgtctcctgcattggcaggcagattctttaccactgagctaccaaggaagcctgatATAACTATTTAGATTGAACAATTACAACTTCTCATTTTCCAGCTCTGGGGGAAACAGCTCCCCTTAAAGAAGATAGGAATCTGCTCCTAGGGAACCAGGACCTCTaagacccccacccccaactggaattccagatTTGTGGAGCTGACTGCCAGGTGACCCCACTGTTTTAAGAGCCGAAGGGGGGACCTGGGGATGACCTTCTCCACTGTTCAATTCCAGCCATTCCAGGAAGTGTATGACTGAGTCATGAGGAGGTGTCAGAGGGAAGAGTCAGGCAGATCAGTTCCAAGTTAGAGCATTCCTTCTAACAGAGTCTGTCCTGAGCACTTTTGAGTTGGGGTTCTGGGCATACAAACGCTGCCCCTGGGGCTCCCAGGTGTGAGAGTGAGGCGAAAGTTCTTTGTGTGTAAAGGAGCTGATCTCTGTCTGCTCTAGTGTTGTGTAAATGTCCCCTGGAGAGTTTTAAGCTGGAAAGCTAGTGATCCGATTTGTCCTTCTGATCACAAAGCTGAAAATGTTTTGGTGATAAGccggggccagggccagggcagaCAGTAGCACCGGAAGCTGTCTGGGTTACCGGAAACATGGCAGGGAACGCGGCCGAGTTTTGTCTTAAGGCGGCACCCACTTGGAGCCCAGTCTGACCTGAGGCTGCTGCTCTGAAGGACAAAATTCAGCCCCTTAGTGTCTGGGTCCCCAGAGGGGAATGGTGACATGCTCAGAAGGCCACAAAACCCCAGACCCACTTCTCCCATGAGCTGGGAGGGCTCAACACctgagcccaagaatactgactCCCAAACTGCCCCAGAGTAAGGCTGGGTTCTCTAAAGGGAACAAGATCCCCATGGAGATGTTTCTTGGCCTCTCAAGGGTAGACGTCTCTTCTGGTCCAGGTTTAGCAGAAGCCAGCTACcttccagtttctttttctcttttctttattttattttatttaatcttggctgcactgggtctttgttgctgtgtgtaagctctctctagttgtggtgagcccGGGCTCCTCTCTAGTAGCaatgctcgggcttctcattgcagtggcttctcttgttgcagagcatgggctctagggtgggcgggctttagtagttgcacctcgtgggctctctagttgtggcacacaggcttagttgccctgcggtctgttggaacttagttccctgaccagggtcaaacctgtgtcccctgccttggcgggtggattcctaactcaaccaccagggaagtcccgacctTCCAGTCTCTGATGAGTTAAAGAGGGTTAGAATGTTTCTGTGtggagcatcatttttttttcttttttttttttagagcatcATTTTAAGACCTGAGCTGTGGCCAGGGATGTGGCAGGAATTAGAACCCTTCTCTCTCCAGTTTCCTGACCCCCCAGCACTGTGCACCCCTTTCTGAGGAGCCCTTGAAAGATAGGTGTGCCCCAGTCATCCCAGAGACCCCAGGGCTGGTCTCAGGATGCCCACCCCGGCAGCTCGGTGGGTTAGGATCTCTCCTGTGCTGGAGGTCAGGCATGATTGGAGAGGTGGCCAGAGCAAGGCAGAGCTCCTCCGAAATCGAGTGAGAGGGAGGGCTGGCCCAGGAgtggacttcttatcaatcacACAttattgtgttttgtttctctctctctctctctctctctctctctctctctctctctctctcttttggcaAGGAGCTTTCGGGAGCttagtccctgaccagggattggacccatgctTCTTCCAaaatgaaagtgcagagtcctaaccactagaccgtCAGTGAAGTCCCACATATTGTCTTTGAACACTCACAGATATGTCCTGTGAATTCATGCTACTTTGATACCTTTCCATGGTCCCTGGGGGCTCACTCCAGAACCAGGAGGATATGAGATGTCATCCCTCCCTACAGGGGGCTGTCAGTTGGATGGACAAACAAATGGAGGATCTTGTCACCATGGATCATAAATTCCCAGGCTCCCTTGGCAGAGGGCCCTGGAGACCATTTAATCTAACTCAATGATCCAGTAGTCTGTTTCCACTATGCTTcccatctgttttatttatttatttattgagcagtGCTGATCATTTCCCATGAAATCTTATCCATAATCCCAGATGTTCAGTTTCTGAGTCtggcccaactctttgtgaccccatggactgcagcacaccaggcttccttgtccttcacaatctcccagagtttgctcaaactcatgttcactgagtcagtggtgccatccaatcatctcttcccctgttgcccccttctcctcctgctctcaatctttcccagcatcagggtcttttcttgtgagttggctcttcacatcaggtggccaaaatattggagcttcagcatcagtccttccaatgaatattcagggttgattacctttagaattgactggtttgatctccttgcagtccaaaggactctcaagagtcttttctagcaccacagttcaaaaacatcaattcttctgtgctcagccttctttatggtcatccatacatgacttttagaaaaccacagctttgactatatggacttttgtcagcaaagtgctgtctctgctttttaatatgctgtctagttttgtcatagcttttccttgtcttttaatttcatggctatagtcaccatccaaAGTGATTTCGGAGcactagaaaataaagtctgtcactgtttccattttttccccatctatttgccatgaagtgatgggaccagatgccatgatctcagttttttgaatgttgagttttaagtcagctttttcactctcctcttttaccttcaacaagaggctctttaatctCAGTACTAAGACCGAAAAAGGCATTATTTTAAGAGCAGCGTggcaccccaccaccaccactgatttcttccccaaatcaaaatttttttccatctcaTGAAGATACAACTTCAAGCCCTACTTTCATCAGACTCTTCAGCCTCTCCTCCTTGGAGGGGCTATGCAGCCTCTGTTATGCCCAATGTACCATATTGCCTACTTTAAAGTAAATCAGTGACAAAAAAAGAAGCTATCCTCAATGGTATAAAAGAAGACAGTGGATGTCAGTTGCATTTGTCAATATGAAGCGGAGCCTCTAACTGGCTTTTGTCGTTGGTGCCCAGAAAATCCTGGAGAGTGTAAATAAGTTGTTGCAAATGTCAACAGTTCTTTTAAACTGCTCACATTTCATCCCTGGAACACTCTTCACTGACCCAGGAGAAGCCCAAGTTATGGTGGGGCTGTGCCCGAGTTAAAATTGGGTAGAGAATGCATTTGAGAGTGGCtgttgcttcccaggtgatgctaggtggtaaagaacctgcctgccagtgcaggagacataagagacgtgggttggatccctgggttgggatgatcccctgggaagaggcatggcaacccactccagtaatcttgcctggagaatcccatggtcagaggagcctggctgtctacagataatagggtcacaaaaagatgGACACAATTGAAGTTTACCtacagtatgggcttccctgatggcccagttggtaaagaatccacctgcaatgcaggagatccaggtttgattcctgggtcgggaagatgccctggagaaggagtaggctacccactccaatattcttgggcttcccttgtggctcagctggtaaagaatctgcctgcagtgtgggagacctgggttgggaagatcccctagagaaggtaaAGGgtaccctctccaatattctgggctagagaattccatggactgtatagtccatggggtcgcagagtcgtacacgactgagcgacttgcagcttgcaaaatagttttaaagcattttttaaaaattaaggctaGAAAATCAAATGCTTAGAGAATCCCTGAAACATTTCTACCAAATATGGTGGCTCAAATGTGTCAGTTACACATGCGAGATGGAGATTCAGGGTGAAAGAGTGGGAGTTGATAGCCAAGTTC
The genomic region above belongs to Odocoileus virginianus isolate 20LAN1187 ecotype Illinois chromosome 11, Ovbor_1.2, whole genome shotgun sequence and contains:
- the LOC139037349 gene encoding transcription initiation factor TFIID subunit 4-like, encoding MKGHGSGRRGNNWMRRARNGPGPREGDHRPDYSRAPPAQPAARRCSVTSAALRRVLTPAPVTPTPHSANHGCGGRGCQRGGPCLGAKVIPGPESADAAPRRFLSIKAPKSPYPEPQLPNRKRIRRLQGGDRGGPASSGDVHVPTLIWSLFAASLPPKKKKTSRPGSSRGATAARTPPVPRAPGRAEAALTHREEWARLSRCPQGRPAAPAFVYLLCLPRALAAAAAARPLGSRTGTPSAAGEGALAGSALGPARPRAAPRLGAAKPSPPPPLPLPSPCSRPLPSRPPTSPFPPAQLSLGTSSCRPRTSPRGPGFAALPSAALGSRRRSARSPSAPAPPVRQLLALLLGSSSAHLPPGTDFSTF